In the Pleuronectes platessa chromosome 8, fPlePla1.1, whole genome shotgun sequence genome, one interval contains:
- the LOC128446323 gene encoding protocadherin beta-4 encodes MAYQRPLCKWRLYFGPHPVIAIFLLYFFNIVAGQIRYSIPEEMKKGSLIGNVAQDLGLDGKRLRSGRARIVTGENNQYTELKTDKGILVVKERIDREQLCGDVTPCSFSFEIILENPMELHPVKILIQDQNDNPPQVLYPVQTGGSLVAELVPRSADLGYLVTKVVAVDVDSGQNAWLSYKLQKATDRALFEVGSQNGEIRTIRQVTDKDAVKQRLSVIVEDNGQPSRSATVVVNVAVADSFPEVLSEFTDFTHDKEYNDNLTFYLVLALAVVSFLFITCVVVIISVKIYRWRQSRVLYHSNLPVIPYYPPRYSDTLGTGTLQHVYNYEVCRTTDSRKSDCKFSGAGSQNVLIMDPSATGTMQRIQSEKSILDEPDSPLETLRAAVALLSKCEAFEMQLHLQSSS; translated from the exons ATGGCGTATCAACGTCCACTCTGCAAATGGCGTTTGTATTTCGGACCTCATCCGGTAATTGCTATCTTTTTACTTTACTTCTTTAATATCGTAGCTGGTCAGATACGCTACTCGATcccagaggagatgaagaagggcTCTCTTATCGGCAATGTAGCACAGGATCTCGGTTTGGATGGGAAAAGGCTCCGCTCTGGTCGGGCCCGTATCGTGACCGGAGAAAACAACCAGTACACCGAGCTGAAGACAGACAAAGGGATTCTAGTCGTGAAGGAGAGAATAGACCGAGAGCAGCTTTGTGGAGACGTGACACCGTGTAGTTTCAGCTTTGAAATTATTTTAGAAAACCCCATGGAGCTTCACC CTGTGAAAATATTGATCCAGGACCAGAACGACAACCCGCCTCAGGTTCTGTACCCAGTCCAGACTGGTGGCTCACTGGTGGCTGAACTGGTGCCTCGTTCAGCAGATTTGGGCTACCTGGTCACTAAAGTGGTGGCTGTGGATGTGGACTCTGGACAGAATGCCTGGCTCTCCTATAAACTGCAGAAAGCCACAGACAGGGCGCTGTTTGAAGTGGGCTCACAGAATGGAGAAATAAGAACTATCCGCCAAGTCACTGATAAAGATGCAGTGAAACAAAGACTGAGTGTTATTGTGGAGGACAACGGGCAGCCCTCTCGTTCAGCTACAGTCGTTGTTAACGTGGCGGTGGCGGACAGCTTCCCGGAAGTGCTGTCGGAGTTCACTGACTTTACGCACGACAAGGAGTACAACGACAACCTGACTTTTTACTTAGTGTTGGCTCTGGCTGtagtttccttcctcttcatcacgtgtGTAGTGGTTATTATCTCAGTGAAAATTTACAGATGGAGACAGTCTCGCGTCCTGTATCACTCCAACCTCCCTGTGATTCCATATTATCCACCACGTTATTCAGACACTTTGGGGACAGGGACTCTCCAGCACGTGTACAATTACGAGGTGTGCAGGACGACTGACTCCAGAAAGAGTGACTGTAAGTTCAGCGGAGCTGGTAGTCAGAACGTGCTGATAATGGACCCCAGTGCTACAGGGACGATGCAGCGGATACAGAGTGAAAAGAGCATCCTGGATGAACCAGACTCTCCTCTTGAG ACTCTGAGGGCCGCTGTTGCCCTTCTGAGCAAATGTGAAGCCTTTGAAATGCAGCTACACCTCCAGTCGTCGTCTTAG
- the LOC128445529 gene encoding protocadherin beta-16-like translates to MAFGLRRYARCVKWRFGCERSCQLLFFLFCLNDIVSGHIRYSIPEEMKRGSLIGNVAQDLGLDLKRLRSGRARIITGENNQYTELKADKGILVVNERIDREQLCGDVTPCSFSFEIILENPMELHQITVEITDINDHSPTFKRNSIPFEISESANVGYRFPLTSAEDPDVGVNGLREYFLSENDNFILKQSSNADGKKYAEMVLQKTLDRETNPRLSLKLIAVDGGTPQRSGTVNIDVIVLDINDNAPVFNQSVYKATVMENSPSGTYVTTVNASDADFGSNSLVSYHFSDLSSGFGNLFTIDEKTGIISITGVIDYEKDKKYELRIEGRDQGGLTDSSKVIIEVSDVNDNTPTISVMSFTSPVSEDSPPGTIIGIINVKDLDSGANGQVSCKIEQNAPFKVKSNLRNYYTLVTDTVLNRESASEYNITVVASDAGIPPFSTKRTFNLKVSDVNDNAPVFSQSVFSAFIIENNSPGISVLTLVAKDLDENQNARISYILEDTQIGGSPVSNYVSVNAESGVIHAVRSFDYEQIKELAFVVKAQDGGSPPQSSNVTVKILIQDQNDNPPQVLYPVQTGGSLVAEMVPRSADVGYLVTKVVAVDVDSGQNSWLSYKLQKATDRALFEVGSQNGEIRTIRQVTDKDAVKQRLSVIVEDNGQPSRSATVVVNVAVADSFPEVLSEFTDFTHDKEYNDNLTFYLVLALAVVSFLFITCVVVIISVKIYRWRQSRVLYHSNLPVIPYYPPRYSDTLGTGTLQHVYNYEVCRTTDSRKSDCKFGREGSQNVLIMDPSATGTMQRIQSENSILDEPDSPLEVS, encoded by the coding sequence ATGGCATTTGGATTGCGACGCTACGCACGGTGCGTAAAATGGCGCTTTGGCTGCGAACGGAGCTGTCAGCTTCTGTTCTTCCTTTTTTGTCTCAACGATATTGTCAGTGGTCATATCCGCTATTCAATcccagaggagatgaagaggggCTCTCTTATCGGCAATGTAGCCCAGGATCTTGGTTTGGATCTGAAAAGGCTTCGCTCTGGTCGGGCCCGTATCATAACTGGAGAAAACAACCAGTACACCGAGCTGAAAGCAGACAAAGGGATTCTGGTCGTGAATGAGAGAATAGACCGGGAGCAGCTTTGTGGAGACGTGACACCGTGTAGTTTCAGCTTTGAGATAATTTTAGAAAACCCTATGGAGCTACATCAGATTACCGTTGAAATAACAGACATAAACGACCATTCCCCGACGTTTAAAAGAAATAGCATCCCGTTTGAAATCAGTGAATCGGCAAATGTTGGCTATCGGTTTCCTCTGACGAGTGCAGAGGACCCAGACGTGGGTGTTAACGGACTCAGAGAATACTTTTTGTCCGAGAATGacaatttcattttaaaacaaagttcTAATGCAGATGGAAAGAAATACGCGGAGATGGTTCTTCAGAAGACattagacagagagacaaatccTCGTCTGTCTCTAAAGCTAATAGCTGTAGATGGAGGAACTCCGCAAAGATCTGGCACAGTGAATATAGATGTTATTGTTCTGGATATCAATGATAATGCACCTGTTTTCAATCAATCTGTGTACAAAGCTACAGTAATGGAAAATTCACCGAGTGGTACGTATGTTACAACTGTTAATGCTAGTGACGCAGATTTTGGGTCAAACAGTCTCGTATCGTATCATTTTTCAGACCTCAGCAGTGGTTTTGGCAATTTGTTCACAATAGATGAAAAAACTGGCATCATTTCAATAACTGGTGTAATTGAttatgaaaaagacaaaaaatacgAGCTCAGAATTGAAGGGAGAGATCAAGGAGGTTTAACGGATTCAAGTAAAGTGATAATTGAAGTAAGTGATGTGAACGACAACACCCCGACTATTAGCGTGATGTCATTCACTAGTCCTGTGTCAGAGGACTCCCCTCCTGGAACAATTATTGGCATCATTAACGTAAAAGACCTTGATTCAGGTGCTAACGGACAAGTTAGTTGTAAAATAGAACAAAACGCACCTTTTAAGGTCAAATCTAATTTGAGAAATTATTATACATTAGTGACAGACACTGTGTTAAATCGTGAAAGTGCTTCAGAATATAACATCACTGTTGTTGCGTCAGATGCAGGAATTCCTCCTTTCTCAACGAAACgaacttttaatttgaaggtcTCTGATGTGAACGATAACGCCCCAGTGTTTTcacaaagtgttttcagtgCATTTATCATAGAGAACAATTCACCTGGTATTTCTGTTCTGACGCTCGTTGCGAAGGATCTCGATGAAAATCAAAACGCCCGAATATCTTATATTCTCGAGGATACGCAAATTGGTGGATCTCCAGTATCTAATTATGTTTCTGTAAATGCAGAAAGCGGAGTGATACATGCTGTGAGGTCTTTTGATTATGAGCAAATTAAAGAACTGGCTTTTGTCGTGAAAGCTCAGGATGGAGGCTCTCCTCCACAAAGCAGTAACGTGACTGTGAAAATACTGATCCAGGACCAGAACGACAACCCCCCTCAGGTTCTGTACCCAGTCCAGACTGGTGGCTCTCTGGTGGCTGAAATGGTGCCTCGTTCAGCGGATGTGGGCTATCTGGTCACTAAAGTGGTGGCTGTTGATGTGGACTCTGGACAGAATTCCTGGCTCTCCTATAAACTGCAGAAAGCCACAGACAGGGCGCTGTTTGAAGTGGGCTCACAGAATGGAGAAATAAGAACTATCCGCCAAGTCACTGATAAAGATGCAGTGAAACAAAGACTGAGTGTTATAGTGGAGGACAACGGGCAGCCCTCTCGTTCAGCTACAGTCGTTGTTAACGTGGCGGTGGCGGACAGCTTCCCGGAAGTGCTGTCGGAGTTCACTGACTTTACGCACGACAAGGAGTACAACGACAACCTGACTTTTTACTTAGTGCTGGCTCTGGCTGtagtttccttcctcttcatcacgtgtGTAGTGGTTATTATCTCAGTGAAAATCTACAGGTGGAGACAGTCTCGCGTCCTGTATCACTCCAACCTCCCTGTGATTCCATATTATCCACCACGTTACTCAGACACTTTGGGGACAGGGACTCTCCAACACGTGTACAATTACGAGGTGTGCAGGACGACTGACTCCAGAAAGAGTGACTGTAAGTTCGGCAGAGAGGGTAGTCAGAACGTGCTGATAATGGACCCCAGTGCTACAGGGACGATGCAGCGGATACAGAGTGAAAATAGCATCCTGGATGAACCAGACTCTCCTCTAGAGGTGAGTTAA
- the LOC128445528 gene encoding protocadherin gamma-A2, whose protein sequence is MAFGGRPLFLRWRSFCGLRQQTGLLMLLLHVVCMVGGQIRYSIPEEMKKGSLIGNVAQDLGLDLKRLRSGRARIVTGENVHYTELKTDKGILVVNERIDREQLCGEETPCSFSFEVILENPMELHRITVEVLDINDHAPVFPKKDKPLSFEISESAVVGVPFPLQSAEDLDVGQNALQDYVLSPNDNFILKQHANPDGSKNVEMVLQKPLDREQRPHLTLKLIAVDGGTPQRSGTVNIDVEVLDANDNAPVFNQSVYKASVMENTIKGTRIVTVNATDADSGSYGAVTYTLSNMKGSTADIFTIDENTGTISVSGQIDYEKDKKYEVRVEAKDQGGLIGTSKVIVDVMDVNDNAPVINIMSFSSPVSEDARPGTTIAILNVKDTDSDKNGLIKCSIDGKLPFKIESSITNYYNLILDQYFDRESVSEYNITITATDFGIPPLSSSKKLHLKISDVNDNAPIFHKTSYSAYVAENNSPGFSIFAVSAKDSDWNQNARISYLLEETQVGGSPVSTYVSLNSESGVLSAVRSFDYEQIKQLELVVKAQDGGSPPLSSNVTVKILIQDQNDNPPQVLYPVQTGGSLVAELVPRSADVGYLVTKVVAVDVDSGQNAWLSYKLQKATDRALFEVGSQNGEIRTIRQVTDKDAVKQRLSVIVEDNGQPSRSATVVVNVAVADSFPEVLSEFTDFTHDKEYNDNLTFYLVLALAVVSFLFITCVVVIISVKIYRWRQSRVLYHSNLPVIPYYPPRYSDTLGTGTLQHVYNYEVCRTTDSRKSDCKFSGAGSQNVLIMDPSATGTMQRIQSEKSILDEPDSPLEVS, encoded by the coding sequence ATGGCATTTGGAGGACGTCCACTATTCTTAAGATGGCGATCTTTTTGTGGACTGCGACAACAAACAGGACTGCTTATGTTGCTGCTTCATGTGGTTTGCATGGTAGGTGGTCAGATTCGTTATTCTATAccggaggagatgaagaaaggCTCGTTGATTGGTAATGTGGCGCAAGATCTGGGTTTGGATCTGAAAAGGCTCCGCTCTGGGCGGGCCCGTATCGTGACCGGTGAAAACGTTCACTACACCGAGCTGAAGACAGACAAAGGGATTCTCGTCGTGAATGAGAGAATAGACCGAGAGCAGCTTTGTGGAGAAGAAACTCCGTGTAGCTTCAGCTTTGAGGTAATTTTAGAGAATCCAATGGAACTGCACAGAATAACTGTTGAAGTGTTAGATATAAATGATCACGCACCAGTTTTCcccaaaaaagacaaacctcTCAGTTTTGAAATAAGTGAATCAGCGGTAGTGGGGGTTCCGTTTCCACTGCAGAGTGCAGAGGATCTTGATGTGGGTCAGAACGCGTTGCAAGATTATGTTTTGTCGCCAAAtgataattttattttaaagcaacATGCCAATCCAGACggaagtaaaaatgttgaaatggTGCTCCAGAAGCCTTTAGACAGAGAACAGCGTCCACATTTGACGTTAAAACTAATTGCAGTTGACGGAGGAACCCCACAGAGATCTGGCACAGTAAATATAGATGTAGAAGTCTTAGATGCAAATGATAACGCTCCAGTTTTCAACCAGTCGGTGTATAAAGCTTCTGTGATGGAAAACACGATTAAAGGCACCCGCATTGTCACTGTAAATGCCACAGACGCAGACAGTGGTTCGTATGGGGCCGTTACTTACACCTTGTCGAACATGAAAGGAAGCACAGCAGACATATTCACTATTGATGAAAACACCGGAACAATTTCTGTGTCTGGTCAAATAGAttatgaaaaagacaaaaaatacgAGGTGAGAGTAGAGGCTAAGGATCAGGGTGGTTTAATCGGGACAAGTAAGGTTATAGTCGATGTTATGGATGTTAATGACAATGCTCCAGTTATAAATATTATGTCATTTTCTAGTCCGGTATCTGAGGACGCACGTCCTGGTACAACGATTGCTATTTTGAACGTAAAAGATACAGATTCGGATAAAAATGGACTAATAAAATGTTCTATTGATGGTAAACTTCCGTTTAAAATTGAATCCTCAATAACAAACTATTACAATTTAATCTTGGATCAATACTTTGATCGAGAATCCGTTTCAGAATATAACATAACAATAACAGCCACTGATTTCGGGATTCCCCCGCTTTCTAGCTCCAAAAAATTGCATCTTAAAATCTCTGACGTAAACGACAACGCACCAATATTTCATAAAACCAGTTATTCTGCTTACGTCGCTGAAAACAACTCCCCTGGATTTTCGATATTTGCTGTCAGCGCGAAAGACTCTGACTGGAATCAAAACGCCAGAATATCGTATCTTCTAGAAGAAACACAAGTCGGTGGTAGTCCAGTTTCTACGTACGTGTCTTTAAACTCTGAATCTGGAGTTCTTAGTGCGGTTCGTTCCTTTGATTATGAGCAAATTAAACAGCTTGAATTAGTGGTGAAAGCTCAGGATGGAGGCTCTCCTCCACTCAGTAGCAACGTGACTGTGAAAATACTGATCCAGGACCAGAACGACAACCCCCCTCAGGTTCTGTACCCAGTCCAGACTGGTGGCTCTCTTGTTGCTGAACTGGTGCCTCGTTCAGCAGATGTTGGTTATCTTGTCACTAAAGTGGTGGCTGTTGATGTGGACTCTGGACAGAATGCCTGGCTCTCCTATAAACTGCAGAAAGCCACAGACAGGGCGCTGTTTGAAGTGGGCTCACAGAATGGAGAAATAAGAACTATCCGCCAAGTCACTGATAAAGACGCAGTGAAACAAAGACTGAGTGTTATAGTGGAGGACAACGGGCAGCCCTCTCGTTCAGCTACTGTCGTTGTTAACGTGGCGGTGGCAGACAGCTTCCCGGAAGTGCTGTCGGAGTTCACTGATTTTACGCACGACAAGGAGTACAACGACAACCTGACTTTTTACTTAGTGCTGGCTCTGGCTGtagtttccttcctcttcatcacgtgtGTGGTGGTTATTATCTCAGTGAAAATCTACAGATGGAGACAGTCTCGCGTCCTGTATCACTCCAACCTCCCTGTGATTCCATATTATCCACCACGTTACTCAGACACTTTGGGGACAGGAACTCTCCAGCACGTGTACAATTACGAAGTGTGCAGGACGACTGACTCCAGAAAGAGTGACTGTAAGTTCAGCGGAGCTGGTAGTCAGAACGTGCTGATAATGGACCCCAGTGCTACAGGGACGATGCAGCGGATTCAGAGTGAAAAGAGCATCCTGGACGAACCAGACTCTCCTCTAGAGGTGAGTTAA
- the LOC128446324 gene encoding protocadherin gamma-A10: MAFGLRRYARCVKWRFGCERSCQLLFFLFCLNDIVSGHIRYSIPEEMKRGSLIGNVAQDLGLDLKRLRSGRARIITGENNQYTELKADKGILVVNERIDREQLCGDVTPCSFSFEIILENPMELHPVKILIQDQNDNPPQVLYPVQTGGSMVAEMVPRSADVGYLVTKVVAVDVDSGQNAWLSYKLQKATDRALFEVGSQNGEIRTIRQVTDKDAVKQRLSVIVEDNGQPSRSATVVVNVAVADSFPEVLSEFTDFTHDKEYNDNLTFYLVLALAVVSFLFITCVVVIISVKIYRWRQSRILYHSNLPVIPYYPPRYSDTLGTGTLQHVYNYEVCRTTDSRKSDCKFSGAGSQNVLIMDPSSTGTMQRIQNEKSILDEPDSPLEQFSYVPCRITL; this comes from the exons ATGGCATTTGGATTGCGACGCTACGCACGGTGCGTAAAATGGCGCTTTGGCTGCGAACGGAGCTGTCAGCTTCTGTTCTTCCTTTTTTGTCTCAACGATATTGTCAGTGGTCATATCCGCTATTCAATcccagaggagatgaagaggggCTCTCTTATCGGCAATGTAGCCCAGGATCTTGGTTTGGATCTGAAAAGGCTTCGCTCTGGTCGGGCCCGTATCATAACTGGAGAAAACAACCAGTACACCGAGCTGAAAGCAGACAAAGGGATTCTGGTCGTGAATGAGAGAATAGACCGGGAGCAGCTTTGCGGAGATGTGACACCGTGTAGTTTCAGCTTTGAGATAATTCTAGAAAACCCTATGGAGCTACATC CTGTGAAAATACTGATCCAGGACCAGAACGACAACCCCCCTCAGGTTCTGTACCCAGTCCAGACTGGTGGCTCTATGGTGGCTGAAATGGTGCCTCGTTCAGCAGATGTGGGCTATCTGGTCACTAAAGTGGTGGCTGTGGATGTGGACTCTGGACAGAATGCCTGGCTCTCCTACAAACTGCAGAAAGCCACAGACAGGGCGCTGTTTGAAGTGGGCTCACAGAATGGAGAAATAAGAACTATCCGCCAAGTCACTGATAAAGACGCAGTGAAACAAAGACTGAGTGTTATAGTGGAGGACAACGGGCAGCCCTCTCGTTCAGCTACAGTCGTTGTTAACGTGGCGGTGGCGGACAGCTTCCCTGAAGTGCTGTCGGAGTTCACTGACTTTACGCACGACAAGGAGTACAACGACAACCTGACTTTTTACTTAGTGTTGGCTCTGGCTGtagtttccttcctcttcatcacgtgtGTAGTGGTTATTATCTCAGTGAAAATCTACAGGTGGAGACAGTCTCGCATCCTGTATCACTCCAACCTCCCTGTGATTCCATATTATCCACCACGTTACTCAGACACTTTGGGGACAGGGACTCTCCAACACGTGTACAATTACGAGGTGTGCAGGACGACTGACTCCAGAAAGAGTGACTGTAAGTTCAGCGGAGCTGGTAGTCAGAACGTGCTGATAATGGACCCCAGTTCGACAGGGACGATGCAGCGGATACAGAATGAAAAGAGCATCCTGGATGAACCAGACTCTCCTCTGGAG CAGTTCAGTTACGTCCCTTGTAGGATCACACTGTAG